The following nucleotide sequence is from Streptomyces leeuwenhoekii.
CGGTCAACTCCCGCGCAGAAGAGGGCATCCGGACGCCGGACGGTGCGCGGGCCCGCTCGCCGGGCGGGCGGTGTGCGTCGGGCCCGTGGGGCGGGAGGGGTGGTCCGGCCCGTGAGGTGCGACGCCGGCCGGGGTGCGTGCCGTGGTTCATGACGGTCGCATGGCGATCATGTGACAGGGGTGGCCGGGGACATACCGGAGCCACCGGGGACTCACTAGCCTCCGAACAGACGTCCTAACTCTACGACTTGGAGTTTTCGTGCACCGCAGAATCATCGTGCCGGGTGCGCTCGCCATGGCCGCCCTGCTGCCGGCGATCCCGGCGACGGCCGCGAGCTTCTCCCCCGGCACGCCGGGCATCGGCGACCCCTACTACCCGGCCTACGGCAACGGCGGATACGACGTCTCCCACTACGACCTGCGGCTGAAGTACCAGCCGGCCACGGACCGGCTGGAGGGGACGGCGACGATCCTGGCCAGGACCACCCAGGACCTGTCGCGGTTCAACCTGGACTTCCTGCTGGACGTGAGCGAGGTGCGGGTGAACGGCGCCCAGGCGTCGTTCACCACCTCCGGCCAGCACGAACTGGAGATCACCCCCAAGAGTCCGCTGCGCAAGGGCGTGCCCGTCACCGTGGTGGTGCGCTACAGCGGCGTGCCGTCCGAGAAGCGGGCCTACGGCTTCACGAGCTGGCACCGCACCCCGGACGGCGGCGTCGCGGCCAACGAGCCCGAGGCGGCCTGGTGGTGGTTCCCCGGCAACGACCACCCGCTGGACAAGGCCACCTACGACGTGTCCGTCCAGGTGCCCGACGGCAGCCAGGCCATCTCCAACGGCACGCTCCAGTCCTCCTCCTCCCGGGCGGGCTGGACGCGGTGGAACTGGCGGTCCGACAAGCCGCAGGCCACCTATCTCGCGACGCTGGCCGTCGGCCGGTTCGACCTCACCACCTCCACCACCGACAGCGGCATCCCGGTCGTCAACGCCTACAGCAAGGACCTCGGCCCGCACGCCGGCGCCGCACGGGCCAGCATCGAGCGCACCGGGGAGATCGCCGACTGGCTGGCCGGCTACTTCGGGCCGTACCCGTACAACGCGCTGGGCGGATACGTGCCGAACACCGACACCGGATACGCGCTGGAGACGCAGACCCGGCCGTTCTACAGCCCGCGGCAGTTCGCGAACGGCTCGAACACCTCCCTGGTGGTGCACGAGCTGGCCCACCAGTGGTACGGCGACCTGGTGTCCGTGACCGGCTGGAAGGAGATCTGGATCAACGAGGGCTTCGCCCGGTACGCGCAGTGGCTCTGGTCCGAGCACGAGGGCGAGGGCACGGCGCAGGAGCTCGCCGACCACGTCTACGCCTCCCATCCGGCGGACGACCCGTTCTGGACGGTCAGGCCCGGGGACCCGGGACCGGAGAACCAGTTCGACATCGCCGTCTACGACCGGGGCGCCCTGGCCCTGCAGGCGCTGCGCAACGAGATCGGGGACGAGGCGTTCTTCGCGATCCTCGAGGGCTGGCCCCGGACGTACGCCCACGGCAACGCGTCCGTCGCCGACTTCCGCCGGTACGCCGAGGAGGTCTCCGGCAGGCCGCTGGCGGCGCTGTTCGACACCTGGCTGTTCCAGCCGTCGAAGCCGGCCGCGCCGGCGGCACGGGCGGCCTCCCTCGCGCCCGCCGCGGACACCTCGGTGCCGCCGAAGTCCTGGAAGAAGATCGCGGCGACGAACGACGCGCACCGGCACGGCCAGGGGCGGGCGCACGCGCACTGAGCCGGGCTGCCGTCCCCGCGGCCCGCGCGCAGGGCGCCGGGCCGCCCGACGTGACGGTGGCGTCACCCCGGACACCGTGAGGTCCGGGGTGACGCCACCCGCCGGCGGTGGCCGGGGCCGCTACTTCTGCATCTCGGTGAGCTCCGCGGCGGCGTTCTGGCCGACGCGGCGGCGGACGCCGAACCAGCCGGCGATCAGCATGACCGCGATCACCGGGATGAGCAGGAGGGTCTTGCGGCCGACGTCCGGGTCGTTCCACATCATGCCGAGGCAGGCCAGCAGGAACGCGATGGTGGCGATCTCCGTGACCGGGCTGCCCCACAGGCGGAAGTGGGGGCGGGCCACCAGGCCGGCCTTGGCGCGGCGGACGAAGATCGCGTGGCAGATCATGATGATCACCCAGGTGCTGATGATGCCCAGGGAGGCGACGTTCAGCACGATCTCGAAGGCCTGGCTCGGCACCAGGTAGTTCAGGCCGACGCCGAGCACGCAGATCCCGCAGGTCAGCAGGATGCCGCCGTAGGGGACCTGGCTGCGGCTCATCACCCGGGTGAACTTGGGCGCGGAGCCCGCCATCGCCATGGAGCGCAGGATGCGGCCGGTGGAGTACAGGCCGGAGTTGAGCGAGGACATCGCGGCCGTCAGGACGACGAGGTTCATCACGTCGCCGGCGGCGGGTACGCCGATCTTGGACAGGACGGTGACGAAGGGGCTCTCGCCGGCGGAGTAGACCGAGCCGGGCAGCAGCAGCGCCAGCAGGACGACGGAACCGACGTAGAACAGGCCGACCCGCCACATGATCGAGTTCACCGCGCGCGGGACGACCTTCTCCGGCTCGGCGGTCTCGCCGGCGGCGACGCCGACCAGCTCCAGCGCGGCGTACGCGAAGATCACGCCCTGCATGACGAGGACGACGGGCATCAGGCCGTGCGGGAAGACACCGCCATGGTCCGTGATCATGTGCAGGCCGGGCTTCTCTCCGCCCACCTCGTGCTGGGTGGCCAGCAGGAAGATGCCGATCAGCATGAAGCCGACCAGGGTGGCCACCTTGATGATCGCGAACCAGAACTCCATCTCGCCGAAGATCTTCACCGAGATCAGGTTCACGGCGAGGACCACGGCGAGCGCGATCAGGGCGAGCACCCACTGCGGGATGCTCGTGAACATGCTCCAGTAATGCGTGTACAGCGCGATCGCGGTGATGTCGGCGATACCGGTCGTCGACCAGTTCAGGAAGTACATCCAGCCGGCGACGTACGCGCCCTTCTCGCCGAGGAACTCGCGCGCGTACGACACGAAGGACCCGGACGAGGGCCGGTAGAGGACCAGCTCGCCGAGCGCGCGTACGACGAAGAACGCGAAGACGCCGCAGACGAGGTAGGCCAGGGCCAGGGCGGGGCCCGCGTTGTGCAGGCGGCCGCCGGCGCCCAGGAAGAGGCCGGTGCCGATGGCGCCGCCGATGGCGATCATGTTGACGTGGCGGGCCTTGAGGTCCTTGCTGTATCCGGCGTCGCCCGCGTCCGCGGGCGTCCGGGCTGCCTGGGGGTGGTCGGCAACCTGTGCCGTATCCACGGCGTCCTTGCTCACGGGTGGTACCACTCTCTGGTGCGCCCGGGCGGGGTGCGCCCGGGACGTCCGTACGTGTCCTGGCCCGCACCACCCATCAACGGGGCACAGACCAAGGCAGCACTTTCGCACACCAGCGCGCTCACATGCGGTGACGCACGTCACAGAGCGTGACTTCTCACATGATCCACGGCTGGTCTCCATGGCGGCCACCGCGCCTTCACCGCCCGGTCACGCGGTGCTGCTCCGAGGTTTCACAGCATTGGTGAGACAGCGATACTGCTGAACATGACGACCGACGCCGAGCAGCCGACCCTCACGATCGACGAGCTGGCCGCGCGGGCCGGTGTCACGGTGCGCACGGTCCGCTTCTACGGCACCAAGGGCCTGCTGCCGCCCCCGGCGCTCGGTCCGCGGCGGGTGGGCCGGTACGGCAGGGAGCACCTGGCCCGGCTGGCGCTGATCGAGGAGCTCCAGCACCAGGGCATGACCCTCGCCGCGATCGAACGGCATCTGCGGCGGCTGCCGCCCGGCCTGTCCGCCGAGGACCTCGCCATCCACCGCGCGGTCGTCGCCTCCTGGGCGCCGGAGACCGTGGAGACGGTGACGCCGGAGGAGCTCGGGCGGCGGGCGGGCCGGCCGCTGACCGGCGAGGAGGTGGAGCGGCTGGCGGCGATGGGCGTCGCCGAGCGGGACGGGGACGCCTGGCGCGTCGACACCGGGCTGCTCCGGCTCGGTGTCGAGCTGCTCGACGTACCCCTGTCCCACCAGACGATCCTCGCCGCCCGCACGGCTCTCCTGGAGCACTCCCGCGCCGCCGCGCAGGACCTGTCGCGGCTGCTGCGGGAGGCGGTCGCCGAACGCGACACGCGGGACGTGAAGTCCCTCTCCGCCCATATGCAGCCGCTGGTCGTGCAGGCCCTGCTCACCACCTTCCAGCGCTCGCTGCGCGAGGAACTGCGGGAGTGGCTCGGCCCGGACGCCGGGGGCGACGGGGCGCAGGGCTGAGCCGGGGGCGACGAGGACGGGAGGGCCGGGCGTCGGGGGCCGGGGAGCCTCAGCGGCCGTCCGTGAAGGTCTCTCCCTTCTCCGCCTTCTCCACCAGCAGGGCGGGGGGCGTGAAGCGGTCGCCGTAGCGCTCGGCGAGCTCGCGCGCACGGGCGACGAAGCCCGGCAGGCCCCTCCCCGTCCCGGCGCCGCCGTCGTAGCCGTTGATGTACTGGAGCACGCCCCCGGTCCAGCCGGGGAAGCCGATGCCGAGGATCGAGCCGATGTTGGCGTCGGCGACGGAGGTCAGCACGCCCTCCTCCAGCAGCCGGACGGTGTCCAGCGCCTCGGCGAACAGCATGCGCTCCTGCATGTCCCGGAACGGGATCTCGTGGCCGGGCCTGGTGAAGTGCTCCCGCAGGCCGGGCCAGAGCCCGGTGCGCTTGCCGTCCTCGCCGTACTCGTAGAAGCCGGCGCCGCCGCTGCGGCCGGTGCGGCCGAACTCGTCGACCATGCGGTCGATGACGGCCTCGGCGGGGTGCGGGGTCCAGGTGCCGCCCGCCTCCTCCACCGCGCGCTTCGTCTCGCTCCGGATCTTGCGGGGCAGGGTGAGGGTGAGTTCGTCCATCAGGGCCAGCACCTTGGCCGGGTAGCCCGCCTGGGCGGCGGCCTGCTCCACCGACGCGGGCTCGACGCCCTCGCCGACCATCGCCACACCCTCGTTGATGAAGTGGCCGATGACGCGGGAGGTGAAGAAGCCGCGCGAGTCGTTGACGACGATCGGCGTCTTGTTGATCTGCCGGACCAGATCGAAGGCGCGGGCGAGCGCCTCGTCACCGGTGCGCCGCCCCTTGATGATCTCGACCAGCGGCATCTTGTCGACGGGCGAGAAGAAGTGCAGCCCGATGAAGTCGGCCTGCCGCTCCACGCCCTCGGCGAGCGTGGTGATGGGCAGGGTGGAGGTGTTGGAGCACAGCAGGGCGTCGGGCGCGACGACGTCCTGGACCTCCTGGAACACCTTGTGCTTGAGGGCGGTGTCCTCGAAGACGGCCTCGATGACCGCGTCGCAGCCCGCGAGGTCCCGCGCCTCGGCGGTGGGCGTGATGCGGGCGAGCAGGGCGTCGGCCTTCTCCCGGGTGGTGCGGCCCTTGGCCACGGCCTTGGCGCAGAGCTTCTCCGAGTAACCCTTGCCCTTGACGGCGGCCTCCAGGGAGACGTCCTTCAGGACCACGTCGATGCCCGCGCGGGCGCACGCGTAGGCGATGCCGGCGCCCATCATCCCGGCGCCGAGGACGGCGGCCTTGCGCACCTTGCGGGGCTGGATGCCAC
It contains:
- a CDS encoding MerR family transcriptional regulator, with product MTTDAEQPTLTIDELAARAGVTVRTVRFYGTKGLLPPPALGPRRVGRYGREHLARLALIEELQHQGMTLAAIERHLRRLPPGLSAEDLAIHRAVVASWAPETVETVTPEELGRRAGRPLTGEEVERLAAMGVAERDGDAWRVDTGLLRLGVELLDVPLSHQTILAARTALLEHSRAAAQDLSRLLREAVAERDTRDVKSLSAHMQPLVVQALLTTFQRSLREELREWLGPDAGGDGAQG
- a CDS encoding M1 family metallopeptidase codes for the protein MHRRIIVPGALAMAALLPAIPATAASFSPGTPGIGDPYYPAYGNGGYDVSHYDLRLKYQPATDRLEGTATILARTTQDLSRFNLDFLLDVSEVRVNGAQASFTTSGQHELEITPKSPLRKGVPVTVVVRYSGVPSEKRAYGFTSWHRTPDGGVAANEPEAAWWWFPGNDHPLDKATYDVSVQVPDGSQAISNGTLQSSSSRAGWTRWNWRSDKPQATYLATLAVGRFDLTTSTTDSGIPVVNAYSKDLGPHAGAARASIERTGEIADWLAGYFGPYPYNALGGYVPNTDTGYALETQTRPFYSPRQFANGSNTSLVVHELAHQWYGDLVSVTGWKEIWINEGFARYAQWLWSEHEGEGTAQELADHVYASHPADDPFWTVRPGDPGPENQFDIAVYDRGALALQALRNEIGDEAFFAILEGWPRTYAHGNASVADFRRYAEEVSGRPLAALFDTWLFQPSKPAAPAARAASLAPAADTSVPPKSWKKIAATNDAHRHGQGRAHAH
- a CDS encoding amino acid permease, giving the protein MSKDAVDTAQVADHPQAARTPADAGDAGYSKDLKARHVNMIAIGGAIGTGLFLGAGGRLHNAGPALALAYLVCGVFAFFVVRALGELVLYRPSSGSFVSYAREFLGEKGAYVAGWMYFLNWSTTGIADITAIALYTHYWSMFTSIPQWVLALIALAVVLAVNLISVKIFGEMEFWFAIIKVATLVGFMLIGIFLLATQHEVGGEKPGLHMITDHGGVFPHGLMPVVLVMQGVIFAYAALELVGVAAGETAEPEKVVPRAVNSIMWRVGLFYVGSVVLLALLLPGSVYSAGESPFVTVLSKIGVPAAGDVMNLVVLTAAMSSLNSGLYSTGRILRSMAMAGSAPKFTRVMSRSQVPYGGILLTCGICVLGVGLNYLVPSQAFEIVLNVASLGIISTWVIIMICHAIFVRRAKAGLVARPHFRLWGSPVTEIATIAFLLACLGMMWNDPDVGRKTLLLIPVIAVMLIAGWFGVRRRVGQNAAAELTEMQK
- a CDS encoding 3-hydroxyacyl-CoA dehydrogenase NAD-binding domain-containing protein codes for the protein MTTESTTIRWEQDDTGVVTLVLDDPNQSANTMNQAFRESLAAITDRLEAEKDTIRGVIVTSAKKTFFAGGDLRDLIRVTPETAQELFDGGMAIKRNLRRIETLGKPVVAALNGAALGGGYEIALACHHRIALDAPGSKIGCPEVTLGLLPGGGGVVRTVRLLGITDALLKVLLQGTQYSPRRALDNGLVDEVADTREELLARARAFIDAHPESQQPWDRPGYRIPGGTPAHPKFAANLPAFPANLRKQTGGAPYPAPRNILAAAVEGAQVDFETAQVIEARYFVELAAGQTSKNMIQAFFFDLQAVNSGASRPRGIQPRKVRKAAVLGAGMMGAGIAYACARAGIDVVLKDVSLEAAVKGKGYSEKLCAKAVAKGRTTREKADALLARITPTAEARDLAGCDAVIEAVFEDTALKHKVFQEVQDVVAPDALLCSNTSTLPITTLAEGVERQADFIGLHFFSPVDKMPLVEIIKGRRTGDEALARAFDLVRQINKTPIVVNDSRGFFTSRVIGHFINEGVAMVGEGVEPASVEQAAAQAGYPAKVLALMDELTLTLPRKIRSETKRAVEEAGGTWTPHPAEAVIDRMVDEFGRTGRSGGAGFYEYGEDGKRTGLWPGLREHFTRPGHEIPFRDMQERMLFAEALDTVRLLEEGVLTSVADANIGSILGIGFPGWTGGVLQYINGYDGGAGTGRGLPGFVARARELAERYGDRFTPPALLVEKAEKGETFTDGR